From the genome of Muricauda sp. SCSIO 64092, one region includes:
- a CDS encoding phage integrase SAM-like domain-containing protein, translating into MGEDKIISSEAIKSRYLGEDDKSKTLHELITYHNDNMVHVLKAGTMKNYYTTEKYLNTFLLRKRKLKDIYLKQLNFRSITDLEHYLRNCRDSKKRLVLGNNGVMKHLERFKKMINLAIKLEWMHKNPFDRFQLKYNKYDREYLTERELELLELTEFKKERLQKVKDCFVFSCYGTILCRCERTHRG; encoded by the coding sequence TTGGGGGAAGATAAGATCATATCCTCGGAAGCCATAAAATCCCGTTACCTGGGAGAGGACGACAAAAGTAAGACCTTACATGAATTGATTACTTACCATAATGACAATATGGTCCATGTCCTAAAAGCTGGAACGATGAAGAACTATTATACCACGGAAAAATATTTGAATACATTCCTGTTAAGGAAAAGAAAGCTGAAGGACATTTATTTAAAACAATTGAACTTTAGGTCCATCACGGATTTGGAGCATTACCTGAGAAACTGTAGGGATTCCAAAAAACGACTTGTACTTGGTAACAATGGGGTCATGAAGCATTTGGAACGGTTCAAGAAAATGATAAACCTGGCTATTAAACTGGAATGGATGCATAAAAACCCATTTGACCGCTTCCAATTGAAATACAATAAATACGATAGGGAGTATCTGACCGAAAGGGAGCTTGAGCTATTGGAACTAACAGAATTTAAAAAAGAACGGTTGCAAAAAGTAAAAGATTGCTTTGTCTTTTCATGCTACGGGACTATCCTATGCAGATGTGAAAGAACTCACAGAGGATAA
- a CDS encoding site-specific integrase: MKELTEDNIVKGIDNNNWIYTKREKTDELVKVPILPKAWMILEKYRALQNEGSTTGLLPISSNQKTNSYLKEIAKSCGIHKSISFHVARHTFATTVMLSNGVPIETVSKLLGHTKLSTTQIYARVVASKISEDISNLLERFEQKRSKTLSNC; this comes from the coding sequence GTGAAAGAACTCACAGAGGATAATATTGTAAAAGGAATTGATAACAATAACTGGATATATACCAAACGGGAAAAAACGGACGAGCTTGTAAAAGTTCCCATCCTGCCCAAAGCATGGATGATATTGGAAAAATACAGAGCTCTTCAAAACGAGGGATCAACAACTGGTCTGCTTCCGATAAGTTCCAACCAAAAGACCAATAGCTATCTAAAGGAGATAGCAAAATCATGTGGTATCCACAAGAGCATTTCGTTTCATGTTGCCAGACATACCTTTGCCACTACGGTAATGCTGTCCAATGGCGTGCCCATAGAAACGGTGTCCAAGCTTTTGGGACATACCAAACTATCTACTACACAAATCTATGCTAGAGTTGTAGCGAGTAAAATAAGTGAGGATATAAGTAACCTATTGGAGCGATTTGAGCAAAAGAGAAGTAAAACTTTAAGTAATTGTTGA
- a CDS encoding BspA family leucine-rich repeat surface protein, whose protein sequence is MKKILLQNSSVPNFKKGKKSTPLSFLIHNALAIVGRSSLWQATDRPIRKGTVQKYKKKHIFAILLVFILSAPAMAQDAFITTWQVGENGIGDGDLTVTIPTTGSGYNYTVDWGDGTVDTTTYTGDASHTYSSAGAYTVSITGDFPSIYFDNAGDKDKIRTVQQWGGIQWKSMEKAFAGCTNLRVTATDTLDLTQVRHMSFMFSGASSFNQDIGNWDVSNVLYMDDMFNGASSFNQDIGEWNVGNVLHMGGMFANAASFNQDIGNWDVGNVTDMNGMFAIATSFNQNISGWNVDKVENMRFMFTGAIAFNQDIGNWDVSNVLYMDGMFKDAVNFNGNIGDWENKTSNVTSMSSMFNGASSFDQDIGEWNVGKVTNMIQMFKDAVNFNGNIGDWENKTSNVTNMSSMFNGASSFDQDIGEWNVGKVTNMIQMFKDAVNFNGNIGDWENKTSNVTNMSSMFNGASSFDQDIGEWNVGKVTNMENMFWRASSFNGNIGDWRDKTSNVTDMSGMFWGASSFNQDIGDWDVGNVIDMSEMFREGSFNQDIGGWNVGKVTNMRLMFGFASSFDQDIGNWDVGNVTDMSLMFYYASSFNQDIGGWNVGNVTNMAYMFYYASSFNQNIGNWDVGNVTNMSEMFTGVKLSVANYDALLIGWNSKFLQNNVRFSGGLSQYCSGEAARSNMISNDNWIITDAGRTITPILEDIADQTVSDSYTLPTIIGVNLTGDEKYYTGNNGTGTSYNSGHMISFSDFSSYPITLYIYDGNSDCSSEQDFQLTITSLPPPCTMLSLPSSGAIDVPIGTNIEWNAVSNATGYRLTVGTSSMVGDILYALDVGDVLGYDLQEDLPENTSIYVDITPYNSEGDAMACTEENFTTELLIPLPSCTMLSLPSSGAIDVPIGTNIEWNEVPNATGYRLTVGTSSMIGDILYALDVGDVLSYDLQEDLPRDTSIYVGIIPYNLGGDAMACTEANFTTELLPPLPSCTMLSLPLSGAIDVPIGTNIEWNAVSNATGYKLRVGTSSMTGDILNTLDVGDVLSYDLQEDLPEDTSIYVDITPYNSEGDAMACTEENFTTELLIPLPPRFFTPNNDNINDYWIVPNPSNQVLRVFIFDRYENLLKEIRDISAGWDGTFNGRPMPATDYWYSVIYRDGKILRGHFSLIR, encoded by the coding sequence GTGAAAAAAATACTGCTTCAAAACAGTTCGGTCCCAAATTTTAAAAAAGGCAAGAAAAGTACCCCACTGTCCTTTTTAATACACAATGCTCTTGCCATTGTCGGGCGCTCTAGTTTATGGCAGGCAACCGATAGGCCCATACGTAAGGGAACGGTACAAAAATATAAGAAAAAGCACATTTTTGCCATACTGTTGGTATTTATCCTCAGTGCTCCGGCCATGGCACAGGACGCTTTTATCACTACTTGGCAGGTAGGAGAAAATGGTATAGGAGACGGAGATCTAACGGTTACTATACCCACCACAGGAAGTGGCTACAATTACACCGTGGATTGGGGGGATGGCACGGTAGATACAACAACCTATACAGGAGATGCAAGCCATACCTATAGCAGTGCCGGCGCCTACACCGTTTCCATCACGGGCGATTTCCCCAGCATCTATTTTGACAATGCAGGGGACAAGGATAAGATACGGACCGTGCAGCAGTGGGGAGGCATCCAGTGGAAAAGTATGGAGAAGGCCTTTGCAGGATGTACCAACCTTAGGGTCACCGCCACGGATACACTCGACCTGACCCAGGTAAGACACATGTCTTTCATGTTCAGCGGTGCTTCTTCCTTCAATCAGGACATAGGAAACTGGGATGTAAGCAACGTATTATATATGGATGACATGTTCAACGGTGCTTCTTCCTTCAATCAGGACATCGGCGAGTGGAACGTGGGCAACGTATTACATATGGGCGGCATGTTTGCAAATGCCGCCTCCTTCAATCAGGACATAGGTAACTGGGATGTGGGAAACGTAACAGATATGAATGGCATGTTTGCAATTGCCACCTCCTTTAATCAGAACATAAGCGGTTGGAATGTGGACAAGGTAGAAAATATGCGTTTCATGTTTACTGGAGCCATAGCTTTTAATCAGGACATAGGTAACTGGGATGTAAGCAATGTATTATATATGGATGGCATGTTTAAAGATGCTGTTAATTTCAATGGTAACATCGGAGATTGGGAAAATAAGACAAGTAATGTTACAAGTATGAGTAGCATGTTTAACGGCGCTTCTTCCTTCGATCAAGACATCGGCGAGTGGAACGTGGGCAAGGTCACAAATATGATTCAAATGTTTAAAGATGCTGTTAATTTCAATGGTAACATCGGAGATTGGGAAAATAAGACAAGTAATGTTACAAATATGAGTAGCATGTTTAACGGCGCTTCTTCCTTCGATCAAGACATCGGCGAGTGGAACGTGGGCAAGGTCACAAATATGATTCAAATGTTTAAAGATGCTGTTAATTTCAATGGTAACATCGGAGATTGGGAAAATAAGACAAGTAATGTTACAAATATGAGTAGCATGTTTAACGGCGCTTCTTCCTTCGATCAAGACATCGGCGAGTGGAACGTGGGCAAGGTCACAAATATGGAAAATATGTTCTGGCGTGCCAGTTCCTTCAATGGGAACATCGGAGATTGGAGAGATAAGACAAGCAATGTAACGGATATGAGTGGCATGTTCTGGGGTGCCAGTTCCTTCAATCAGGACATAGGCGACTGGGATGTGGGAAACGTAATAGATATGAGTGAAATGTTCCGGGAGGGTTCCTTCAATCAGGACATAGGAGGCTGGAACGTGGGCAAGGTCACAAATATGAGACTTATGTTCGGTTTTGCCTCTTCTTTCGATCAGGACATAGGTAACTGGGATGTGGGAAACGTAACGGATATGAGTCTAATGTTCTACTATGCCAGTTCCTTCAATCAGGACATAGGCGGCTGGAACGTGGGCAATGTCACAAATATGGCATATATGTTCTACTATGCCAGTTCCTTCAACCAGAACATAGGTAACTGGGATGTGGGAAACGTAACAAATATGAGTGAAATGTTTACTGGAGTAAAACTTTCAGTTGCTAATTATGACGCACTGCTTATAGGTTGGAACTCAAAATTTTTACAAAATAATGTTCGATTTAGTGGAGGCTTAAGTCAATATTGTTCAGGAGAAGCAGCCAGATCAAATATGATTAGTAATGATAACTGGATTATTACCGATGCAGGAAGAACGATTACACCAATACTAGAAGATATAGCTGATCAAACTGTTTCTGATAGTTATACCTTACCAACAATCATTGGGGTAAATCTTACAGGTGATGAAAAATATTATACAGGTAACAATGGTACAGGAACATCTTATAACTCTGGACACATGATTAGCTTTAGTGACTTTTCCTCTTATCCAATTACCTTGTATATCTACGATGGTAATTCAGACTGTAGTTCAGAACAAGATTTTCAACTGACCATAACCTCATTACCACCACCATGTACCATGTTATCGTTACCATCATCGGGAGCTATTGATGTTCCCATAGGAACAAACATTGAATGGAATGCCGTTTCAAATGCAACAGGCTATAGACTAACGGTCGGTACAAGTTCAATGGTTGGCGATATCCTATATGCTTTAGATGTAGGGGATGTTTTGGGTTACGATCTACAGGAGGACCTACCGGAGAACACATCCATTTATGTTGATATAACACCTTACAATTCAGAGGGAGACGCTATGGCCTGTACAGAAGAAAATTTTACTACTGAGCTTTTGATACCATTACCATCGTGTACCATGTTATCATTACCATCATCGGGAGCTATTGATGTTCCCATAGGAACAAACATTGAATGGAACGAGGTCCCGAATGCAACAGGCTATAGATTGACTGTCGGTACAAGTTCAATGATTGGCGATATCCTATATGCTTTAGATGTAGGGGATGTTTTGAGTTACGATCTACAGGAGGACCTACCGAGGGACACATCCATTTATGTTGGTATAATCCCTTATAACTTGGGAGGGGACGCTATGGCCTGTACGGAAGCAAATTTTACCACGGAACTTTTACCCCCATTACCATCGTGTACCATGTTATCATTACCATTATCGGGAGCTATTGATGTTCCCATAGGAACAAACATTGAATGGAATGCCGTTTCAAATGCAACAGGCTATAAACTACGGGTGGGTACAAGTTCCATGACCGGCGATATCTTAAATACTTTAGATGTAGGGGATGTTTTGAGTTACGATCTACAGGAAGACCTACCAGAGGACACATCCATTTATGTTGACATAACACCTTACAATTCAGAGGGAGACGCTATGGCTTGTACAGAAGAAAACTTTACTACAGAGCTTTTGATCCCATTACCACCAAGATTCTTTACTCCAAACAATGACAATATAAATGATTATTGGATAGTTCCAAACCCATCAAATCAAGTATTGAGGGTTTTTATTTTTGACCGATACGAGAACCTGTTAAAAGAAATAAGGGATATTTCAGCAGGTTGGGATGGTACATTCAATGGCCGCCCTATGCCAGCTACTGACTATTGGTACTCAGTAATCTATAGAGATGGTAAGATATTAAGGGGACATTTTAGTTTAATACGCTAA
- a CDS encoding PEGA domain-containing protein — translation MRIIVKTILLSFVLFLTSCATIISGSRQNVEIASEPTSAKVYINEIGVGNTPVQKNLKRNQEYNLALKLDRYETYETKLERKFNAWYIGNIAFGGLIGIIIDPITGAMHKLKPEEINGSPKSGTTYIRKMVNYS, via the coding sequence ATGAGAATTATTGTTAAAACCATCCTACTTTCATTCGTGCTATTTTTAACAAGCTGTGCTACGATTATATCCGGTTCACGACAAAATGTGGAAATTGCTTCAGAACCTACTTCTGCAAAAGTTTACATAAACGAAATAGGAGTAGGGAACACACCTGTTCAAAAGAATCTAAAAAGAAATCAAGAATACAATTTGGCACTCAAATTGGACAGATATGAAACCTATGAAACGAAATTGGAGAGAAAATTCAATGCGTGGTACATTGGTAATATTGCTTTTGGGGGACTAATTGGAATTATAATTGATCCGATAACTGGAGCAATGCATAAGTTAAAACCCGAAGAAATAAATGGAAGTCCGAAAAGCGGAACTACCTACATACGGAAAATGGTAAATTATTCATAA
- a CDS encoding Fic family protein — translation MTNFKLEKLPISKDIETKQVLKKLNQAHRALAELKGLVSSIPNENILINTLGLQEAKDSSEIENIITTHDDLYKAELNLDGLKSSEAKEVQNYISALKIGYSLISKKNILTNNDIIQIQSELEKNNAGFRKVPGTALKNATTGELVYTPPQDYETIKDLMSNLEQFINDDSLSEFDPIVKMAIIHHQFESIHPFYDGNGRTGRIINVLYLVMKGLLDLPILYLSRYIIGNKAKYYELLQEVRISDNWENWLIYVIQAVEQTSIQTIALIKEIQILMLEYKHLIRDNYKFYSQDLLNNLFQHPYTKIEFIERDLSVSRITAANYLNKLAKDGVLTKQKLGTGNYYINHRLYTILTTKVI, via the coding sequence ATGACTAATTTCAAACTAGAAAAACTACCCATATCAAAAGATATTGAGACAAAACAAGTCTTAAAAAAACTTAACCAAGCCCATAGGGCGCTCGCTGAATTAAAAGGTTTGGTCTCAAGCATTCCCAACGAAAATATACTGATCAATACGTTAGGTCTCCAAGAAGCTAAGGATAGTTCTGAAATTGAAAACATAATTACAACCCACGATGACCTTTACAAAGCAGAATTAAACCTTGACGGTTTGAAATCCTCGGAAGCCAAGGAAGTTCAAAACTATATATCCGCTTTAAAAATAGGATATTCCTTAATATCCAAAAAGAATATCTTGACCAATAACGATATAATCCAAATTCAATCCGAACTCGAAAAAAATAATGCGGGGTTTAGAAAGGTTCCTGGAACTGCCTTGAAAAATGCCACTACCGGAGAGCTTGTCTATACGCCCCCCCAAGATTACGAAACCATCAAAGACTTAATGTCCAATCTTGAACAATTCATTAATGACGACAGTCTATCAGAATTTGACCCAATAGTCAAAATGGCCATCATTCATCACCAATTTGAGAGTATCCACCCATTTTATGACGGAAATGGACGAACCGGTAGAATAATCAACGTATTGTATCTTGTAATGAAAGGTCTACTTGACCTGCCAATACTTTACCTAAGTAGGTATATTATTGGAAACAAGGCCAAGTACTACGAACTGCTACAAGAGGTACGAATTTCGGATAATTGGGAGAATTGGTTAATATACGTCATACAAGCGGTAGAGCAAACTTCTATACAGACCATTGCATTGATTAAAGAAATTCAAATTCTTATGCTTGAATATAAACACTTGATTAGGGATAATTATAAATTTTATAGTCAAGACTTATTGAACAACCTATTTCAACATCCGTATACTAAAATTGAATTTATTGAAAGGGATTTAAGCGTGTCCAGAATAACAGCTGCGAACTACTTGAACAAATTAGCGAAAGATGGAGTTTTGACAAAGCAAAAATTAGGAACTGGAAATTACTATATCAATCATAGATTATATACAATTTTAACAACCAAAGTAATTTAA
- the lepB gene encoding signal peptidase I, producing the protein MSINLTPISYALYSEVIHTHENLPIEKVGDCFYSNKKKITTYTFKKNYYFVMGDNRENSKDSRYWGLLPENNIVGKFEFVLFSFHNHKFRYDRLFKLVD; encoded by the coding sequence ATGTCTATCAACTTAACGCCTATTAGTTATGCATTATATTCTGAAGTAATCCATACTCATGAAAATTTACCTATAGAAAAGGTTGGAGACTGTTTTTATTCAAATAAGAAAAAAATCACTACATATACGTTCAAAAAAAACTATTATTTCGTGATGGGAGACAATAGAGAAAATTCAAAGGACTCCAGATATTGGGGCCTTCTTCCCGAAAACAACATAGTAGGGAAATTTGAATTTGTGTTGTTTTCGTTTCATAATCATAAGTTTAGATATGATAGACTATTTAAACTTGTAGATTAA
- the lepB gene encoding signal peptidase I: MRYYKNIVLLFLVAHIWFSGLEWLSILLIIYYSLFQGAIYLLAFIRDKLLQNIIKVFVLLPFIFCVSITLKVLIFDIYKIPSSSMKNSLFKDDFIFVTKFKYGPKIPSSFSEIPWINILYQKKEQNLHTKNSFYWSDKRLKGTTPIENNDIVVFSGIKNNKSIIKRCIATPGDTLLIKNNKIYINNKILCNDNVILETSNLNLKKDIINANKNYAQVYPKSKYHHWSSDNYGPYVIPKKKCLST, encoded by the coding sequence TTGAGATATTATAAGAATATAGTTTTATTATTTCTTGTAGCACATATATGGTTCTCAGGTCTAGAATGGCTGTCTATTCTATTAATTATATATTATTCTCTTTTTCAGGGGGCAATTTATTTGTTGGCCTTCATTCGTGACAAATTACTACAGAACATAATAAAGGTATTTGTTTTATTGCCGTTCATTTTTTGTGTGTCTATCACTTTAAAAGTCTTGATATTTGATATTTACAAAATCCCTAGCTCTTCAATGAAAAATTCATTGTTTAAAGATGATTTTATATTTGTTACCAAATTTAAATATGGGCCTAAAATTCCTAGCTCTTTTTCAGAAATTCCATGGATTAATATTCTGTATCAGAAAAAGGAACAAAACCTACATACTAAAAATTCATTTTATTGGAGTGATAAAAGATTAAAAGGAACAACTCCGATAGAAAATAATGATATTGTCGTTTTTAGCGGCATTAAAAACAATAAAAGCATCATTAAGCGTTGCATAGCTACACCTGGTGATACTTTACTGATAAAAAACAATAAAATATACATAAACAATAAAATATTATGTAATGATAATGTGATACTCGAAACCAGTAATTTGAATTTAAAAAAAGATATTATTAACGCTAATAAAAATTACGCTCAAGTATATCCTAAATCCAAATATCATCATTGGAGCTCAGATAATTATGGCCCTTATGTCATACCAAAAAAAAAATGTCTATCAACTTAA